One Sphaerisporangium krabiense DNA segment encodes these proteins:
- a CDS encoding TetR/AcrR family transcriptional regulator, with product MSIPPIRRRLAEAAVALFDENGYDATTVDDIAARAGVSRSTFFRYHRSKDDAIFPDHDELLARIDARLRASTAETAIVAITDAVRIVLAHYVDDAEVSLRRYRLVRRVPALRDREIASVARYQRLFREFVGEWLGASPDAGLRAELMAASVVTAHNQVLRGWLRAGGTYDPSTPLDHALGYVIATFRHLEQPQEKSDEIVVAAFPRSATPQAVMTAIQQHLESGGRGSS from the coding sequence GTGTCCATACCGCCCATCCGCCGGCGCCTCGCCGAGGCCGCCGTGGCGCTGTTCGACGAGAACGGCTACGACGCGACCACGGTCGACGACATCGCGGCCCGCGCGGGGGTGAGCCGCAGCACGTTCTTCCGCTACCACCGCTCGAAGGACGACGCGATCTTCCCCGACCACGACGAGCTGCTGGCCAGGATCGACGCCCGGCTGCGCGCCTCCACCGCCGAGACCGCGATCGTGGCCATCACCGACGCCGTCCGCATCGTGCTCGCCCACTACGTCGACGACGCCGAGGTCTCGCTGCGCCGCTACCGCCTCGTCCGCCGGGTGCCCGCGCTGCGCGACCGCGAGATCGCCAGCGTGGCCCGCTACCAGCGCCTGTTCCGCGAGTTCGTCGGCGAGTGGCTCGGCGCCTCCCCCGACGCCGGCCTGCGCGCCGAACTCATGGCCGCCTCCGTCGTCACCGCCCACAACCAGGTGCTCCGCGGCTGGCTCCGCGCCGGCGGCACCTACGACCCCTCGACCCCCCTCGACCACGCCCTCGGCTACGTCATCGCCACCTTCCGCCACCTGGAACAACCCCAGGAGAAGAGCGACGAGATCGTCGTCGCCGCCTTCCCCCGCTCCGCCACCCCCCAGGCCGTGATGACCGCCATCCAGCAGCACCTCGAATCCGGCGGGAGAGGCTCGTCCTGA
- a CDS encoding acyl-CoA carboxylase epsilon subunit: MNVVTGDPTPEELAALVVALRLATAAAPAPPPPAPRPRPALRRPLVTGPRGWRESRWNLGRSL; this comes from the coding sequence GTGAACGTCGTCACCGGCGACCCGACGCCCGAGGAGCTCGCCGCCCTCGTCGTGGCCCTGCGTCTCGCGACGGCCGCCGCCCCCGCGCCGCCGCCCCCGGCGCCCCGCCCCCGGCCGGCGCTGCGCCGTCCTCTCGTGACCGGTCCCCGCGGCTGGCGGGAGTCGCGATGGAACCTTGGGAGGTCCCTGTGA
- a CDS encoding KAP family P-loop NTPase fold protein, whose amino-acid sequence MATERLLVSDAPVGRDLDRLDLRRYVGPLAEVIVSEGTDTPFTIGVFGPWGSGKSSLLRMVGEALDADHPERTVRVEFNPWVHRKEPNMLLPLLHTLQDTLARDAKARFGDTVRRLSSVISTLTTNILLGRVSGGAIQLDDIKSASEEYSKAHGEVESEMRNLRSTLQSEADRLAAKDVRLVIMVDDLDRCEPDEIIDLLESLKLFFDLRNVFVVLAIAKDVVDRGVALKYREFNFGADKVIEIGNDYLDKIIQLPLYLSAFEESAIGAFLHGLDLPRELVPHIDLLKEIVYPNPRHIKRVLNLAAFTNVVARNTADLPEFRLDLLLRLIVIRIQSPSLYKAIKAGPSLLVDLESVYQGTLYPTDANRFVRRHGTTRAVAAQEAVVRFHHAEPYYEALFAGSAFAAIEPHLREYMSLLGD is encoded by the coding sequence ATGGCGACTGAACGGCTGCTGGTTTCCGACGCTCCGGTAGGACGCGATCTCGATCGGCTCGACCTGCGCCGGTATGTGGGACCGCTCGCCGAGGTGATCGTGAGCGAGGGCACCGACACGCCGTTCACGATCGGCGTGTTCGGGCCGTGGGGCAGCGGGAAGTCGAGCCTGCTGCGGATGGTGGGCGAGGCGCTGGACGCCGACCATCCGGAACGTACCGTGCGGGTGGAGTTCAACCCGTGGGTGCATCGCAAAGAGCCGAACATGCTGCTGCCATTGCTGCACACACTCCAGGACACCCTGGCACGGGACGCCAAGGCCCGGTTCGGGGACACCGTACGGCGGCTGAGCAGCGTGATCAGTACCTTGACCACCAACATCCTGCTCGGGCGGGTGTCCGGGGGCGCGATACAGCTCGACGACATCAAAAGCGCGTCAGAGGAGTATTCCAAGGCGCACGGAGAAGTCGAGAGTGAGATGCGCAACCTGCGCTCGACTCTCCAGTCGGAGGCCGACCGTCTGGCGGCCAAGGACGTGCGCCTGGTCATCATGGTCGACGACCTCGACCGGTGTGAGCCGGACGAGATCATCGATCTCCTGGAGTCGCTGAAGCTGTTCTTCGATCTGAGGAACGTGTTCGTGGTGCTGGCCATCGCCAAGGATGTGGTCGACCGCGGAGTGGCCCTCAAGTACCGGGAGTTCAACTTCGGAGCCGACAAGGTCATTGAGATCGGCAACGACTATTTAGATAAAATCATCCAGTTACCGCTCTACCTGTCCGCTTTCGAGGAATCCGCGATAGGCGCGTTCCTGCACGGCCTCGACCTGCCGCGTGAGCTGGTTCCCCATATCGATCTTCTCAAGGAAATCGTCTACCCCAACCCCCGGCACATCAAGCGGGTGCTCAACCTGGCCGCCTTCACGAACGTCGTCGCCCGGAACACGGCCGACCTGCCGGAGTTCCGCCTCGACCTGCTGCTCCGGCTCATCGTGATCCGCATCCAGAGCCCCTCCCTCTACAAGGCGATCAAGGCCGGCCCGTCGCTGCTCGTCGATCTGGAGAGCGTCTACCAGGGCACGCTCTACCCCACCGACGCCAACCGCTTCGTCCGCCGCCACGGCACCACACGCGCCGTGGCGGCCCAGGAGGCGGTCGTCCGCTTCCACCACGCCGAGCCCTACTACGAAGCCCTCTTCGCCGGTTCCGCCTTCGCAGCGATCGAGCCCCATCTGCGCGAGTACATGTCCTTGCTCGGCGACTGA
- a CDS encoding acyl-CoA carboxylase subunit beta — protein sequence MTLHGTADGLARLKERLDEAVHAAEARATAKQHAKGRLTARERIERLLDAGTFVELDALAKGSLVYGDGVVTGHGTIHGRRVCVFAQDFTVAGGSLGEVYGQKICKVMDLAVRNGCPIIGINEGAGARIQEGVVSLGMYGEIFRRNIRASGVIPQISLVMGACAGGHVYSPALTDFTIMVDSSSHMFVTGPDVIKTVTGEDVTFEELGGGRVHNSRSGVAHYLAHDEDDALDYTRALLSYLPDNNLDEPPHPVFEADLEPSAGDLALDELVPDSPNQPYDMHDVIAALLDDGEFLEVQALFAPNIVVGFGRIEGRPVGVVANQPMRMAGTLDIDASEKAARFVRTCDAFSVPVLTLVDVPGFLPGTDQEWNGIIRRGAKLLYAYGEATVPLVTVITRKAYGGAYDVMGSKHLGADVNLAWSSAQIAVMGAQGAVNILHRKRLAAADDPGALRAELIREYEETLATPYLAAERGYVDAVIRPSETRREVTLALRLLRGKRDALPPKKHGNIPL from the coding sequence ATGACCCTGCACGGCACCGCGGACGGCCTCGCCCGCTTGAAGGAGCGCCTCGACGAGGCGGTCCACGCCGCCGAGGCCCGCGCGACGGCGAAGCAGCACGCCAAGGGCAGGCTCACCGCGCGCGAGCGCATCGAACGCCTGCTGGACGCGGGCACCTTCGTGGAACTGGACGCCCTGGCCAAGGGATCGCTCGTCTACGGCGACGGCGTGGTCACCGGGCACGGCACGATCCACGGCCGCCGGGTGTGCGTGTTCGCCCAGGACTTCACGGTCGCGGGCGGCAGCCTCGGCGAGGTGTACGGCCAGAAGATCTGCAAGGTCATGGACCTGGCCGTGCGCAACGGCTGCCCGATCATCGGCATCAACGAAGGGGCGGGGGCGCGCATCCAGGAGGGCGTGGTCTCGCTCGGCATGTACGGCGAGATCTTCCGCCGCAACATCCGCGCCTCGGGCGTGATCCCGCAGATCTCCCTGGTCATGGGCGCCTGCGCGGGCGGCCACGTCTACTCGCCCGCGCTCACCGACTTCACGATCATGGTGGACTCCTCGTCCCACATGTTCGTGACGGGCCCGGACGTGATCAAGACCGTGACCGGCGAGGACGTCACGTTCGAAGAGCTGGGCGGCGGACGGGTGCACAACAGCCGCAGCGGCGTCGCCCACTACCTCGCCCACGACGAGGACGACGCGCTGGACTACACGCGGGCGCTGCTGTCGTACCTGCCCGACAACAACCTCGACGAGCCGCCGCACCCGGTCTTCGAGGCCGACCTGGAGCCGTCCGCCGGCGACCTCGCGCTGGACGAGCTGGTGCCCGACTCGCCGAACCAGCCCTACGACATGCACGACGTGATCGCCGCGCTGCTGGACGACGGCGAGTTCCTTGAGGTGCAGGCGCTGTTCGCGCCCAACATCGTCGTCGGGTTCGGCCGGATCGAGGGCCGTCCCGTCGGCGTCGTGGCCAACCAGCCGATGCGGATGGCCGGCACGCTGGACATCGACGCCTCGGAGAAGGCCGCCCGGTTCGTCCGCACCTGCGATGCCTTCAGCGTCCCGGTGCTCACGCTGGTGGACGTGCCCGGCTTCCTGCCCGGCACCGACCAGGAGTGGAACGGCATCATCCGGCGCGGCGCCAAGCTCCTGTACGCCTACGGCGAGGCCACCGTCCCGCTCGTCACCGTCATCACCCGCAAGGCCTACGGCGGCGCCTACGACGTGATGGGCTCCAAGCACCTGGGCGCGGACGTCAACCTCGCCTGGTCCAGCGCGCAGATCGCGGTGATGGGCGCGCAGGGCGCGGTGAACATCCTGCACCGCAAGCGCCTGGCCGCCGCCGACGACCCCGGCGCGTTGCGGGCCGAGCTGATCCGCGAGTACGAGGAGACGCTGGCCACGCCCTACCTGGCGGCCGAGCGCGGCTACGTGGACGCGGTGATCCGGCCGAGCGAGACCCGCCGCGAGGTCACGCTGGCGCTGCGGCTGCTGCGCGGCAAGCGCGACGCCCTGCCGCCCAAGAAGCACGGGAACATCCCGCTGTGA